GGCGAAGGAACCGCCACGCGTCGTTTCTGCGGTAGCAGGTGACCAGGGCGCCATTGTCCCCGGCGATGATAATCCACCCCTCGGCGCGAGCGGCTTCCTCGCTGTCCTGCAGGTCGCTGGGGAGGTCGCGCCAGACCAGCGTGATGTGGGTTGCCCCGGCCGCGCGCGTCTCGGTCCCCCACGTCATGAGGAACTCCTCGACGTCGGATCGAAGAGCGCGCTCGGAAGCGCGGGTTTTGTAGTGCTGCGTGGGTCGACAATCGGCTTCGTAGGTGAGCATGGTGAACCTCCACAGCGGCCCATCTCAAAGAGAGTGCCAACCGACGAAGCCGCTGGAATTAGGGCGCTTGGCGTCGAGTCGAAGTTCACATGAGCACTATACCGCTGATTGGCAGGCAAATAAGTGCCGACTACCAAGCACGGCACAAATCAGCCCACGCGTCGGCCGATTCCAGCGCGACGGGCTCGATGTACCGAAGCCAGATGGCGCAATTTCAACGACTTGCGGCGACCCTGGGCGTCGGCATGGGACGTGCGAAGGACCCCACCAGCTGCGATGGAGCAGCCCCAAGAGGAACCAGACCACGATGCTCACCAAAACCAAGACCACCGCCCTCACGACGAACCAGAAGGTCCACGGAATCGTTCACACCGCCGCCACCGCTGCCGCCGCGGTTGGCGCCGGCCTCGCGCAGCTGCCCGGCTCGGACGCTCCGGTGCTCGCGGGCATCCAGACGACGATGATCATCGCCATCGCTCACGAGCACAACGCGCAGATCACCAAGGCCGCTGCCGCGGACCTCCTGCTGACGTTTGCTGCGACCCACGTCGGGCGCGGCATCAGCCAGTGGCTTGTCGGCTGGGTGCCAGCGTGGGGCAACGCGATCAACGCCTCGACCGCGGTTGCACTGACGGAGGCGGTGGGTTGGGCCGCCGACGCCTACTTCGGCGAGGAGCAGGCTGCAGCCTGAGCCGGCTGATCGTCGGCCGCGCGACGACGATGCGGCGTGGGCGAGCCTGAATGGCCACGCCTCGGACCTCATCGCCGCAATCGCCCTCTGAAGCATTGCGGTTCACCCCATCATGTCCGCGGCATGCGGTGTGGCTGGCGAGTCGTCGGCGAAGCTGACCCAGTCTGCGTCGAAGCGCTGGTACTTCTCGATGTCAGCGAGCGCGAGCGCGCTGGTCGCGTTCACCTCGACGCCGACGCACTCGATCCCGGGCCCGAACTGCTCCCAGAACTTCTCCACCAACGTCTCCAGCGCGGCCTTCTTCTTGGCCCATGCTGGGTCTTTGGTCGCCCCCGCAGGTGCCGCCACGATCAGGTGGACCCGGTACGCCTTGTCGTCGCTCAGCTCGACCTGAGTGTTGAGTCGCAGGTAGACGCCTTGCACCCACTGGCTCTGGCCTTCGAGGAGGCTGGTCCAGTCCCTCATCTTCGACCGCCAGCGCGCATCGAAGGCCGTTGGAAATGCAGCACGGATGTAGCGCTTGGCGAGCCACTCGGCGATCAGCCTGCGCGGCTTGCCGTCGAGCACACATCGGGGCGCCTCCAACGCGAGCAGCTCGCGGGGCATGGACCAACGCTCGTGGACTTTCACGGCGAGCACCACCTCGCCACCAGCGCCGTCGCTCACCGCAAGCTGCATCTCCCGTGGGTTGCGGCCCCACACCTGCTGCTTGTCGGGCTTCTTCTGCTGGACGACAGCAGCGCGGAGCACCTCGACGGTCGGCTCCTTCTCGAGCTTCCCATTCAAGACGTCGCAGTCGTGGCTCGTGACGATCAGCCAGTCGCTATCGGCGAAGGCAATCCCGTTCGGCGCGAGCTTGCGCACATCAGCGGCAAGACTCACCCCCAGCACGGCCCCTTGTCGCCAGCCGTGCTGCTCGATCGCGCTGGCATCGAACGCGGTCGACATCGCTGGTCAATCCTTCGGCCAATCGCGGAGAGCGACGTTGAGGGCAAGGTTGGTCTTACGCTGTTCGGCGGTGGGCTCCTCGAACCCAAGAGCACGCAAGCGCTCCTCACGAGCCAGCCGGCCGCGGCCCGCCTCGGCCTCCAACGCCTTCGCCTCTGCGAGGACCTTGGCGATGTGCACCTCATCGAGCGTGTCGGCCTTCAGCAGCTCGAGCAGCGACGGCTCGCCATCCTTCAGGGACTCGCGCATGAAGCGCGGGCTGAGTGCGTGGGCCGCCGTCACGCCTGCATCCGCAACGAGCCGCGCCAGCAAAATGAGGCGCTGCGTGTTGGCGGCGTTCGGCTCCTTGCCGCCGAGCCAGTCATACAGCGTTGGGCGCGACACCCGGAGCACCTCGGCGAGCAGCGACTTGTTCAGCGACAGCGCGGCGAGCAGCTCCAGTGCCTGCTCCGCCGACGACATCCGCAGCACCGTCTGTCGAGTGGTCGGACGGGCGCCTTCCGCCGGAACTCGAGGCGCCAGGGCGGGCGAGTTGCGCGCCATCCCACGAGAGTCGAACACCGTGGGGCTCGTGCCCACGTGGGGCAGGTAGGGCCCATAGCCGCTGTCGAAGGCGATGACCCCCGCGCTCCCGCGGGACATCGAACGCAGCAACGCCTGCTGCAACGACCCATCGGTGCTCAGTGCGCGCTCGCGCTCACGATCCACGAGCGCAACGACCTCACCAGCGCCGCCGCTCGATCCATATGGCCCGATGACCAGGTTCATTGCCACACCTCGATCGCCTTCGCGGAGACGACGTGCTCGTGGAACGTCTCGATCAGGTGGTCGTGCATCACGTAGGCGCGCGCCGTCACCCACTCAGCGCTGGGATCGAACTTGCCCTCGATGAAGTGGTCCATGTCCACCAGCGTCACGAGCTCACCGGGCTGGGCGCGCGACTGGAACTTCGGCGCGCCGCCGATGAGATCGGGTGGCAGGTCGAACCCCTGATCGTTCTGGGCCACACGCAGGACCATCGTTCCGGGAGTATCGCCCACGTTGGTGCGACCGACACTCTCGACGTGCAGCCGGTGCGACCCCGTCGTAAAGGGCGCGTCCGACGCGCCGTGAAAGCCGGGCCGCAGGTAGTCGCGAAAGCTCTCGCCGTCGCCTGGCCGGATGAGGTCGATGTAGCGGAGGCCGACGCGCTGGATGAGGCCGAGCTTGTCCTGCTCGCTCTCTTCGAGGACGGTCTTCACGGCGGCCTCGAGCTTCTCGGCAAAGCCCTCGAAGCGCTCGTACGCGGTGGTCTGGAGCACGACGCTGTCCTGGAGGACCGTCACGCTCCACTGCTCGTCCTTGGTCCGATACTCCCAACGGTCCTGCTCGACGATGTCGACACCAGCAGGCGTGATGGTGAGCTGCTGGATCTTCCCCGCGCGCTCGATGGGGAAGCCGTGCCGCCGAAACGCCTCCTGGATGCCAGGGATGTAGTCGCCCATCTTGCGCACTGGACTGAACCGCACCTGGCAGAGCACGAGGACGAGCGGGTTCTTGCTGAGCGGGACGTACCGGCAGTTCCTCTTTGTCTTCGTCATACGGGGCTCCACACTATATTGAAGTTTACGCTCTAGGCAACACTCTAGGCTACACGCCTGTTCCCACCCTCTGGCCGGCAACGCTCAACGGATGTAACCCGTGCACGTGTGGACTCACAAAATCACTTTGCACACGCCGAGCGCCGTGTCATTGTTGGTTTGTGAGCACGCACGTGTCAGCAACTTTCGTCCCCCCGGACCTGTTGAGTACCGCCCCAGGCTGGGTGCCAGCGTGCTTCGCCGGCACGACTGCGGTCGCTCTTCGTGCAGGCGTCGGCGGCCACAGCATCCACGAGCTGGGGGGCGAAATCCTCGAGGGCTGGCGCGTGAGCGAGACACCGACAGCGCTCGACTACGATCCCCGCGCGGCCTCCGCCCCGGTCTATCGCCAAACCAACATCCAGGCGCTGCGCATCCAGCTCGGGGCCCAGCACTGGGCCTCGCCGCACATCGAGGGGCGCTGGTGTGTGCGGCCTGGGGACGTGGTGCTGAACAAGCTCGCCCCGGTCCGCGCAGCGTTCGTCTCCCCGGCCGCCAAGCGCCACCCCGTCGACGGCAACACGCTGATCGTACGCAACCTGGCGCCTGCAGAAGCGGCGTGGGTCGCACTGTGCCTCAACCATTCGGGCTACGAACGCCTCGTGCTCCTCGACTCGGGCGTCCTGGCCCGTGTCGGGATGAAAGCGCTCGCCGCGCTGCGCGTGCCGCCGGCGCCGCCAGAGATGGATGGCCTCTCGGCCCGCCTGCGCGAAGCCCTCGACGGCCAGACGCTGGCGAGCGAGGCGATGCACCACGTCCGCACCGAGGCCAACGAACTGACGAGCACGGCCCCGACGACGCCCCCACGGCGTACCGGAGCGTGGTTCGCACGGGACGCCCTGACCCACGATAGCTGGCTGCCCACGGCGACCGCGCTGCGCGCCGAACAGGCCAGCCTCGCCGAGGATCTGGGGTGGGTCGCCGTCGCTGAGCTGGCATCGTGGGACCACCGTGCCCGTCTCACGCATGCTCCCGAGTCTGCGCGAGCGCTGCGTCTCCGCGACGTCGGCGAGGACCTGTTCGTCGCCGCGACCGACGACGAAAAAGAGGATCTCGTCCCCAGCCGCACGCTGGCTCAACCCCTCGTTCATGGCGAGGTGCTGCTCTCGACACTCGGCAGCAGCTTCCGCACCGCCTACGTGGACGAGGACGTCCCGCAGAACACCTTCCCGGCCGACGGGTGGGTGCGCGTGCGCTTCCGCGAGACCCCGGCTGCGTGGGCACTTCTGCTCTCGACCGACGCAGCCCGCTCGCAGGCGGCGCGGCTCGTGGTGGGGTCGGTGCAGCAGTTCGTTCCGCCCGACGCGCTGCGCTCGCTGCGAGTGCCGGTGCCGCCGCGTGAGGTGCGCGATCGCTGGCAGCGCACCGTAGAGCGTCATCACGCACAGCGTCGCACGCAGGACCGCCAGTGGGCATCGCTCATGACCGAGATGACCAGCGTGTTCGAGGCGGCTCACCGACCTTTCATGGTGACGCGCCCGCGTGCCGAGGAGGGGTTCCAATGATGCCGCGCCAGGCCGAAGAGTTGCTCTCTCACCTGAAGCTGACGTCGCTCGGCCTCGACGAGCTGCACGCGCGCGCGCGCCTCTCGGGCAGCGCGTGGACGCGCGACCAGCTGGAGCTCTTCCTGTGCTGCGCGCGCGGCGTCACGCGAGACGGAACGGGCGGGTTCCACATCGTCGCGGCCAGCGCCGAAGACGAACTCGCAGCCGCCATCGTGGATGCCGTACGCTCGTTCGCGGGCAAGCCCGTGCCGGCCGCGCAGGTCCGCGCGCGCCTTCCCCAACACTTCGTGACGACCGACGAGCAGGTGCTCGCCATCGCTCGACGCACCGCTGGGCTCGAGGTCTTCGGCCCGAAGCTCATCCGCATCGCCCCATAGGCGCTCAGGAGTCCACGCATGGCCACCAAGAAGAAGCAGCAACAGCAAACGGCGCACACGGCGCCGGTCGCCTCCGAAGAGAGCAGCGTCCTCAAGTCGATCGTCCACCGGCTCTCGGCCGGAGGCTTCGATCAGTCTCTGGGCCTGAGGGCCAGCGAGCCCGGTATGTCGGCCGCCCTTGTCTGGGGTCACCACGACGGCACCGTCACGCCGCGCATCTTGGCGCTCGTCTTGCCCGCGGGCGCATGGGGCCGCGCCAACGCCGACGATGTGCTGGTGCACGCGTACTCGCTCCCGGAGCCCGAGACAGAAGCCGACCAGTTCCCGCAGTTCGCCATCGTGAAGGACGCCGAGGACAAGCTCGAGGCCCTCTTCGACCTCGCGTACCCGCCGCACCAGATCGACCGGCTGCCGAGTCTCTCGGAGATCAACGACTACAAGCGCATCAAGGCCGACCCCACCTACCGCTGGTCGATGCGCATGTACGACCGCCTGATGAAGGGCTTCAACGCGCTGCACGAGCGCATCTACCAGACGCACAAAGACCGGGTGAACGGCAAGAACGACATCATCGAGGAGGTGGCCAAACTGCTCTTCCTCGAGTCGTTCCGACTGCACCACGATGACGGCTCGAGCGCGCTCACCTTCGAGCACCAGGGCAAGCAGCTGAGTCTAAAGGACGTCTTCTCCTCGGCGTACGTGAAGGCGAACGGCGCCAGGGCCGTCGCGGAGATCCAGTCCGCGTTCGAGCGCTTCAAGCTGCACCCCGACTACGTCGTCACCGACGACGCCGGCGAGAAGCACGCCATCTTCGACAAGAACGCCCACCTGCGCCTAGAGCAACCCGGCAACTACGAAGCGGTGCTGTCGCTCATCCAGGACCTCGGCCCGGTCACAGACAACCAGGGCAACGTGGTGGACAAGCGGGGCACGCTCGCTCACATCGCGGCCGATGTGCTGGGCCGTGCCTTCGACGTGTTCCTGCGCGCCAACTTCGAGTCGAAGGGCGGCCTCGGCATCTACCTCACACCGGCGCCGGTGAAGCAGGCGATGCTGGCACTCGCGTTCCACGACATCAAGGAGAGCACGGAGGACGCCGCGCGCCTCGTGGCTCGCGACGGCAAGGGCCGCCCCGCCTTCCGCTTCTGCGACCCTGCGTGTGGCAGCGGCGGCTTCCTCTCGGTGGCGCTGAGCCACCTGCGGCGCACGCTCGACGAGCTCGGTGGCAAGGCCACGGCCACTGACGAGGCGAAGAAGAAGCTCTTCGCGGAGATGTGCGAACACAGCTTCGTCGGCGCGGACTCTTCGCCCCAGATGGTGATGCTCGCCCGCGTGAACATGGCGCTGCTCGGTGCGCCCAAGGCCCGCATCTTCTACACGCAGAACTCGCTCACCAGTCCGCAGCTCGAGCCCGGCACCTTCGACCTCATCTGCACCAACCCGCCCTTCGGCACGCCCAAGTTCAGCAAGGGGCAGGACGCGAGCAAGAAGAACTACGAGGAGGGGATGCAGAAGATCCTCGAGACGTACCGCTCGGATCTGTCGGAGCGTGCGGGCCGCGGTGGCGGGCTCGACTACTCGCCCACGGTCACGGGCCTGGCGATGGGCGGATCACCCAACAGCAAGGGCGTCTGGAAGGCGGCGTCGACCAACACCGATCCGGCGGTGCTCTTCATCGACCGCTGCCTGCAGCTGCTCAAGCCGGGCGGGCGCTTGCTGATCGTCTTGCCCGACGGCGTGCTCTGCAACTCCGGCGACCGCTACGTGCGAGAGTACATCATGGGCACGAAGGACGAGGCGACCGGCGAGTTTCACGGTGGCAAGGCCATCGTGAAGGGCGTCATCAGCCTGCCCTCCGACGCCTTCAAGCTCTCGGGCACGGGCGCCAAGACCAGCGTGCTCTACGTGCAGAAGCGCCACGCGCGCAAAGACGACCCCGAGAAGTTCCAGGACGAGCCGCAGACCGACGTGTTCATGGCCGTGGCCGAGACGCTCGGCTACGTGGTGAAGAACAACGTCGAGGACTACAGCGCGGGCGTCCCGAACGACCTGGCCGCCATCGTTGGCGTCTACGTGCGGGGGGAGTGATGGGTTCGTTCATACGCCTGCCACCGCGCGCGCTCGACGGCCGAATCGACGCAACGTACTACCGACCCGAGTATGTCGCTAACGCGCAGCGGCTTGCGTCGTCGGCCATTGGTTGCTCCGACCTGAGCAGCCTCGTTTCAAATGGACGACGGACGCTCTACTTCGGCACCACGACCCTCGAGGGTGACGAGGCGCCTCCCGACTGGGTGCCGTTCCTAACCTCCGACGACCTTGGTGACGAAGGCTTCTTCATCGAGACCCGCGCGCGCCGTCGCGTATCGCCTGCGTTTCTCGCGGACTATCCGGCTGGTCGCCTTCGGTCGGGCGAGTTGCTCGTGAAGGTGAAGGGCCCGAACCAGACCACCGCGTACGTCGACACCGCTCCGGAATACCCGGTGCTGGTCAGCGGCACGATCTGGGGAGGGTTGGTGCGCAGGGACGTCGTCGACCCGTACTACTTGGTGGCGGCTCTGTCGTGCCCGTATGCAGCGATGGCGCGGACCAGACTTCGCACAAACCTCAACGTCGAGTTCTTGGGTGCCGAGGATCTTCTTTCGCTCTCCCTGCTCACGCCAGACAAGTTCGCCCAGCGCTACATCGGCGACAAGGTCCGGCGAGCCGAGCGGCTGCGTGAGCGCACGCGCCGGCTCGAAGACGCTGTAGCAACTGCGCACGCGCAGTACATCATTCCGCCGACCGGAATCGACTTCGCGAAGCGCACGCGCCGGCTTGCCGCGCGCTCGCTCACGGAGCGCCTCGACGCCCACTTCTACCCGTCTGCGGTAGAGCAGTACTTCCGGCAGCTGGGCGATCCGACCCGGTCGCTTGAGTGCGTGTGCTCCCTCGTGGTCAACGGCCAGAGCCTGCCCGAAGCGGAGCAGGGCGTGCGGCAGGCGACGGTCACGAACCTCGGACGCAGCTTCGTGGAGGGCTCGCTGCGCATCGTCGAACGCCCCGCCGATAGCTCACGCGCGCTCGCACCACATGACCTGCTGCTCTGCAATGCCGCTCACAACAAGAGCTACATCGGGCGCGACGTCACATATTCGCAAGTTGACGGAGCGTACCCCTCGACCGAGGTCATGGTCGTGCGCGTCGACCGGACACAGCTCCCAGCGTCGTTCGTCCGCCACTACCTGAAGACAGAGATCGGCCACCTGCAGGTCCAGTCGACGATCCGCGGCATCACGGCACACTCGTATCCGACGGACGTGAGGTTGCTCGAGATTCCCATCCCGACGGTACCGGATGCTGATCGCGAAGCGTGGTTCGCGACCGACGACCAGATGCTTCTGGCTGGTCACTGTTTCGACGCTGCGAAGGCCCTGACGAGTGTCGCGACGACCTTGGTTGAGAACCTGATCGACGGCCGCCTCACTGAGGCCGACCTCGTCGCCGCGCAGAAGGCGCTTGAGGTCGGCGACCGCAGCGCGGATCGCGAGATCCTGAGGGGCCTTCGACAGAGCGATGCGCCGGACGCCCAGCAGCTCATCGCCGACGTCGACGTGCTGTATGCGCTCCTTGATGGCTCGGAAGTAGAGGACGCATGACGCTCTCGGCGCTCCAGGGACGAATGCTCACGCGCCTCATCGAAGACGTGCGCACCCTGCTCGTGCAGGGCGAGGCACCGTCTTCGACCTTGCGTGCCCTGGAGGCCGTGCGGGCGACCGAGATCTGGAGCGAGCATGGCGAGGTCGCCGTCGCGAGGCCTGCCGTCGTCACCCTCATCGACCGGCTGCCGAACCCGGGCGAGGCGCAGCCCGCCGTGCTGTCGCTCGTCCCCGAAGTGCGCGACGCGTGGTTGCGCGTCGTGCGGGCGCGCCTTTCCGAGATGGGCGAGCGCGGCGATGTCGCGGCGCTGACCGAGGCCATCACTCACGCTGGCGCGCTGGCGAGCGAGCTGGTGGGCGTGCAGGCGCCGTCGCTGGCGGCGACCCCGTTCGGCGAGCTGGAGCGGGCGGTGCTGACGACGCCCGCGCATGAGGCCCCCGCGTTCCCGGTGCTGCTCCGCGTTCTGGCCGCCACCGCCGCGCTCACGAGCGACCCGACCCCGGTGACACTGCCGACGGCGCTGCCCGAGGTGGCATACGACGACCCTCAGGCCACGTGGCGCCCGGGTCGCCTCTTGCGTCTGCCCGCTTCCG
The Sandaracinaceae bacterium genome window above contains:
- a CDS encoding TIGR04255 family protein, with the protein product MTKTKRNCRYVPLSKNPLVLVLCQVRFSPVRKMGDYIPGIQEAFRRHGFPIERAGKIQQLTITPAGVDIVEQDRWEYRTKDEQWSVTVLQDSVVLQTTAYERFEGFAEKLEAAVKTVLEESEQDKLGLIQRVGLRYIDLIRPGDGESFRDYLRPGFHGASDAPFTTGSHRLHVESVGRTNVGDTPGTMVLRVAQNDQGFDLPPDLIGGAPKFQSRAQPGELVTLVDMDHFIEGKFDPSAEWVTARAYVMHDHLIETFHEHVVSAKAIEVWQ
- a CDS encoding N-6 DNA methylase — translated: MSAALVWGHHDGTVTPRILALVLPAGAWGRANADDVLVHAYSLPEPETEADQFPQFAIVKDAEDKLEALFDLAYPPHQIDRLPSLSEINDYKRIKADPTYRWSMRMYDRLMKGFNALHERIYQTHKDRVNGKNDIIEEVAKLLFLESFRLHHDDGSSALTFEHQGKQLSLKDVFSSAYVKANGARAVAEIQSAFERFKLHPDYVVTDDAGEKHAIFDKNAHLRLEQPGNYEAVLSLIQDLGPVTDNQGNVVDKRGTLAHIAADVLGRAFDVFLRANFESKGGLGIYLTPAPVKQAMLALAFHDIKESTEDAARLVARDGKGRPAFRFCDPACGSGGFLSVALSHLRRTLDELGGKATATDEAKKKLFAEMCEHSFVGADSSPQMVMLARVNMALLGAPKARIFYTQNSLTSPQLEPGTFDLICTNPPFGTPKFSKGQDASKKNYEEGMQKILETYRSDLSERAGRGGGLDYSPTVTGLAMGGSPNSKGVWKAASTNTDPAVLFIDRCLQLLKPGGRLLIVLPDGVLCNSGDRYVREYIMGTKDEATGEFHGGKAIVKGVISLPSDAFKLSGTGAKTSVLYVQKRHARKDDPEKFQDEPQTDVFMAVAETLGYVVKNNVEDYSAGVPNDLAAIVGVYVRGE